A window of the Panulirus ornatus isolate Po-2019 chromosome 63, ASM3632096v1, whole genome shotgun sequence genome harbors these coding sequences:
- the LOC139745837 gene encoding uncharacterized protein encodes MLMRSSGSQLKRHIIIRLCSSHGCVDVTGGDGAQGGGTRPGGILLQEEAMKTMVAGVQGASYRPTLPPEIATDAAIYVAVIVVFYAAIILLLVGTNLHRLRRRRRSHLQQPHHQQQHQQKPQRQQNPQNQPMDTTTTATNVLTSSLFTTSATPSAAATTTTLLTHHDRWLDQGDAAVV; translated from the exons ATGCTGATGCGTTCCAGCGGCAGCCAGCTAAAGCGACACATCATCATCCGACTGTGTTCTAGCCACGG GTGTGTGGACGTGACAGGGGGCGACGGGGCCCAGGGCGGTGGCACAAGACCAGGAGGaatccttcttcaggaggaggccatgaagacgatggtggcgGGGGTGCAGGGCGCCTCCTACCGCCCCACACTCCCCCCGGAGATTGCCACAGACGCTGCCATCTATGTTGCC GTCATCGTTGTGTTCTACGCAGCCATCATCCTGCTCCTGGTGGGCACCAACCTTCATCGTCTTCGTCGCCGTCGTCGCAGTCATCTCCaacaaccacatcaccaacagcagcaccagcaaaaGCCCCAACGACAACAAAATCCCCAGAATCAACCTAtggacaccactaccacagcgaCAAACGTCCTCACTTCCTCGCTATTCACCACGTCTGCGACTCCctctgccgccgccaccaccaccaccttactcaCCCACCACGACAGATGGCTTGACCAGGGGGACGCAGCGGTCGTCTGA